A region of Salvia splendens isolate huo1 chromosome 17, SspV2, whole genome shotgun sequence DNA encodes the following proteins:
- the LOC121773605 gene encoding serine/threonine-protein kinase AGC1-7-like, translating into MNETKPSDEKTEHDPSEGLKTNSEPKAKRGGHSGRVVPCESLTVPPSSHAHGHGNPMAALGPGNQSSTMVPSPNSKSTMSQGWNASARSDSLDGSCAPLRPHTGGDVRWDAISSSSSKDSPLGLTNFRLLKRLGYGDIGSVYLVELRGTSAFFAMKVMDKSSLASRNKLLRAQTEREILGLLDHPFLPTLYTYFETEKFYCLVMEFCSGGNLHSLRQKQPAKHFTEEASRFYASEVLLALEYLHMLGIVYRDLKPENVLVREEGHIMLSDFDLSLRCSVSPTLVKSSSTHDASTADAAANGSILNDENAVRGCAQPSSFFPRLLPKKNRKSKSDFGLGNNMNGLPELMAEPTNVRSMSFVGTHEYLAPEIIRGEGHGSAVDWWTFGIFLYELLHGTTPFKGDGNRATLFNVVGQALKFPDSSQASATAKDLIKGLLVKEPQKRIAYKRGATEIKQHPFFEGVNWALVRSGAPPYVPEPVDFGQFASKDAKQSTDKKAPEMGQDKNKTSSSDSSYVEFEYF; encoded by the exons ATGAATGAG ACGAAACCCTCTGATGAAAAGACAGAGCATGATCCATCTGAGGGTTTGAAGACGAATTCAGAGCCCAAGGCGAAGAGAGGAGGTCATTCTGGACGTGTTGTGCCCTGTGAATCCCTAACTGTGCCTCCAAGCTCTCATGCTCATGGTCATGGGAATCCAATGGCGGCCCTGGGCCCTGGGAATCAGTCGAGTACAATGGTGCCGTCGCCTAATTCAAAGTCGACTATGAGCCAGGGATGGAACGCTAGTGCTCGAAGCGATAGTCTGGATGGTTCCTGTGCGCCTCTCAGGCCCCACACCGGTGGCGATGTTCGTTGGGATGCCATCTCTTCATCATCCTCCAAAGACTCCCCGCTTGGTCTGACCAACTTTCGACTGCTCAAGAGGCTAGGGTATGGAGACATTGGGAGTGTTTACCTTGTCGAACTGCGAGGGACAAGTGCCTTCTTTGCCATGAAGGTTATGGATAAAAGCTCTCTAGCTAGTAGAAACAAACTGCTTCGAGCTCAAACGGAGAGGGAGATTCTTGGCCTTCTCGACCACCCCTTTTTGCCCACCTTGTATACGTATTTTGAGACAGAGAAGTTCTATTGCTTGGTGATGGAGTTCTGCAGTGGAGGCAACCTTCATTCTCTCAGGCAGAAGCAGCCTGCCAAGCATTTCACAGAGGAAGCTTCTAG ATTTTACGCATCAGAGGTGCTGTTGGCGCTTGAGTATCTGCATATGCTGGGAATCGTTTACAGGGACCTAAAGCCGGAGAATGTGCTTGTGAGAGAAGAGGGGCACATCATGCTATCCGACTTCGACCTCTCGCTCCGCTGCTCTGTCTCTCCCACTCTGGTGAAGTCCTCATCCACTCATGACGCGAGCACCGCAGATGCTGCTGCTAATGGCAGCATCTTGAACGATGAGAACGCTGTGCGTGGCTGTGCTCAGCCCTCATCCTTCTTCCCGCGCCTCCTGCCTAAGAAGAACCGCAAATCAAAATCAGACTTTGGGCTGGGGAACAACATGAATGGGCTCCCTGAGCTGATGGCAGAGCCAACGAACGTACGCTCCATGTCTTTTGTGGGGACGCATGAGTATCTAGCTCCTGAGATCATCCGGGGAGAGGGGCACGGGAGTGCAGTGGATTGGTGGACTTTTGGGATATTCTTGTATGAGCTCCTGCACGGGACAACGCCTTTCAAGGGGGATGGGAACCGCGCGACGCTGTTCAATGTGGTGGGGCAGGCGCTGAAGTTCCCGGATAGTTCACAGGCGAGTGCAACAGCAAAGGACCTCATAAAGGGGCTGTTGGTGAAGGAGCCACAGAAGAGGATTGCGTACAAGAGGGGCGCCACCGAGATCAAGCAGCATCCGTTCTTCGAAGGGGTGAATTGGGCTCTGGTGAGAAGTGGGGCGCCGCCGTATGTCCCGGAACCTGTGGACTTTGGGCAGTTTGCCTCTAAGGATGCAAAGCAATCTACAGACAAGAAGGCTCCGGAGATGGGGCAGGACAAGAACAAAACAAGCTCTTCTGATTCTTCTTATGTTGAGTTTGAGTACTTCTAA
- the LOC121774197 gene encoding uncharacterized protein LOC121774197 has translation MLASVADFESDGVVGGLNDGEVIIDLPFDIVLSNAGDPLKTIVEKIYPSYMDPEELSNCLHDCAILAPTLDVVDQVNQFMISMYQSQGRVCLNFDSISNSDSTSNGSTEIHSVEFLNNLKCSSTPNHEVILKVGTHVMLLRSF, from the exons ATGCTTGCTTCTGTCGCCGATTTTGAGA GTGATGGAGTTGTTGGTGGTCTGAATGATGGTGAAGTCATTATTGATCTTCCCTTTGACATTGTACTGTCTAATGCTGGAGATCCTCTTAAAACCATTGTTGAGAAGATTTATCCTTCTTATATGGATCCTGAAGAGTTGAGCAATTGTTTGCATGATTGTGCTATACTTGCTCCCACGCTTGATGTTGTCGATCAGGTTAACCAGTTCATGATTTCGATGTATCAGTCTCAGGGTCGAGTATGTTTGAACTTTGATAGCATTTCAAATTCAGATTCCACATCGAATGGTTCTACTGAGATACATTCAGttgaatttttgaataatttgaagTGTTCAAGTACACCTAATCATGAAGTGATATTGAAAGTTGGAACTCATGTGATGTTGTTAAGATCATTCTAA
- the LOC121774198 gene encoding uncharacterized protein LOC121774198, which yields MGSLMRTTSFSESENSFFKRYSKPLFNFADFTLQYNNAIDAQRNQTERLDYYDSVISPKYVSDLAFEKQLASVYTDRMFRVVQELISEADKSCRMISIHLFFVLRNKDVNNIPEKYVGNRWLKSELLKAVHGLTSDESSNEDDKLQIGNKCHGRYFGLYQRAFKNKNHLIALDNLLAEITARASDVVSTKGGASDKKSRIKSSIEKAIEKASKLHRRCGKCHKVTDHNARSCGRK from the exons ATGGGTTCTTTAATGAGAACAACATCTTTTTCAGAATCTGAAAACAGTTTTTTTAAGAGGTACTCGAAACCGTTGTTTAATTTTGCTGACTTCACTCTTCAGTATAACAATGCCATTGATGCTCAAAGGAATCAAACTGAAAGGCTTGACTATTATGATTCTGTAATATCTCCAAAATATGTCTCTGATTTAGCATTTGAGAAGCAATTGGCATCTGTATACACGGATAGGATGTTTAGAGTGGTACAAGAATTGATTTCTGAGGCTGATAAGAGTTGTCGGATGATTAGCAT ACACCTTTTCTTCGTCCTCAGAAATAAAGATGTCAACAATATTCCAGAGAAGTATGTTGGTAACCGGTGGCTGAAAAGTGAATTATTGAAAGCAGTTCATGGTCTCACGAGTGATGAAA GTTCTAACGAAGATGACAAGCTACAGATTGGTAACAAGTGTCATGGACGTTACTTTGGTCTATATCAACGTgcttttaagaataaaaatcaTCTGATTGCATTGGATAATTTGCTTGCGG AAATAACTGCACGTGCTTCAGATGTGGTTAGTACAAAGGGAGGTGCAAGTGACAAGAAAAGCAGGATTAAGTCGAGCATAGAGAAAGCAATTGAAAAAGCAAGTAAACTTCATAGGCGTTGTGGAAAGTGTCATAAAGTGACTGATCATAATGCCAGGAGTTGTGGCAGAAAGTAG
- the LOC121774199 gene encoding protein FAR1-RELATED SEQUENCE 5-like — protein MHPPLSEEPLLWCLLLEEGVMAMVVDIFSHYVVGPVIPICKAELRPYEGQKFSSLEEGISFYEKYAQEACFDFRRFGNRSSGGVITFQYVVCNRQGFHTVDPLDVDVIISDDVNVSDDDEVTSKKKRRRVTKRCGCGARISFKFFSDCGVKYYLVHQFIEEHNHAMVDKDHKRFMKVNRSMNDVHHKFVEDCTKANIGHTSTFNLLKEFFGGYDVVGCTLNDVRNCSRDIKEKLKEVDVQMILNQMQEKKRICEAFFYKYQLSPYDNKLVSLFWSDAVSRKHYHMFGDVVAFDTTYSTNRYRMVFGPFTGKDNHGCPIAFGAGFVCSENCDAFS, from the exons ATGCACCCTCCCCTGTCTGAAGAACCCCTGCTGTGGTGTTTGTTGTTGGAGGAAGGGGTTATGGCTATG GTTGTTGACATATTTTCCCATTATGTAGTAGGACCTGTTATTCCAATTTGCAAGGCTGAGTTGAGGCCTTATGAAGGTCAAAAATTTTCTTCACTTGAGGAGggaatttccttttatgaaaAGTATGCTCAAGAGGCTTGTTTTGATTTTCGAAGATTTGGAAATAGGTCTAGTGGTGGTGTTATTACTTTTCAGTATGTTGTCTGCAACAGACAAGGTTTTCATACAGTTGATCCGTTGGATGTCGATGTAATTATATCTGATGATGTGAACGTGTCAGATGACGATGAAGTAACTTCAAAGAAAAAACGCAGACGTGTCACAAAAAGGTGTGGATGTGGAGCAAGGATCAGTTTCAAGTTTTTTTCTGATTGTGGTGTTAAATATTATCTTGTGCATCAATTCATTGAGGAACACAATCATGCTATGGTTGACAAAGATCATAAGCGATTTATGAAAGTAAATCGCAGTATGAATGATGTTCATCACAAGTTTGTTGAAGATTGCACCAAAGCTAACATCGGTCATACTTCAACTTTCAACTTATTAAAGGAGTTTTTtggtggttatgatgttgttgGGTGTACGTTGAATGATGTTAGGaattgttctcgtgatattaaaGAGAAACTGAAAGAAGTGGATGTTCAAATGATCCTAAATCAGATGCAAGAGAAGAAGAGAATTTGTGAAGCCTTTTTTTACAAATATCAATTATCACCTTATGATAATAAGTTAGTGAGCTTATTTTGGTCTGATGCTGTGTCTCGGAAACATTACCATATGTTTGGAGATGTTGTAGCATTTGATACAACATATTCGACAAACAG GTATCGTATGGTGTTTGGTCCATTTACTGGGAAAGACAATCACGGGTGTCCTATTGCATTTGGAGCTGGTTTCGTATGCAGTGAGAATTGTGATGCATTCTCATAG